One stretch of Pseudomonas fragi DNA includes these proteins:
- a CDS encoding VOC family protein: protein MSVLGIDEVTYGVEDLDTCARFFSDWGLSKVSEQADEVIFETLNGCRVVLADIHKAGLPPAIEAGSTVREVVWGVADAADLALYSQRISNDPGFVEGNGRIGCTDPNGLAIRLQVTRKRELHLECSGHNTWQTKGRINKAAPIYERATPVEVGHVVFFVKDVNACEAFYHQRFGFQASDRYPDRGAFLRTAEEGGHHDLFMLQLPAPRAGLNHVAFTVRDVHEVFGGGMHVSRSGWPTEIGPGRHPVSSAFFWYFKNPAGALVEYYADEDQLTGEWQPRTFEPGPTVFAEWAIAGGIDGNTRRQQHVEAPQGKFLTDKPKP from the coding sequence ATGAGCGTTTTAGGCATTGATGAAGTCACCTACGGTGTCGAGGATCTGGACACCTGCGCACGTTTTTTCAGCGACTGGGGCCTGAGCAAGGTCAGCGAGCAAGCCGATGAGGTGATTTTTGAAACCCTCAACGGCTGTCGCGTGGTCCTGGCTGATATCCACAAGGCTGGCTTGCCGCCCGCCATCGAAGCTGGGTCGACCGTGCGCGAAGTGGTCTGGGGTGTGGCCGATGCGGCAGATCTGGCGCTGTACAGCCAGCGCATCAGCAACGACCCGGGCTTTGTCGAAGGCAATGGCCGCATCGGCTGCACCGACCCCAATGGCCTGGCCATCCGCTTGCAGGTTACCCGCAAGCGCGAACTGCACCTTGAATGCAGCGGCCACAACACCTGGCAGACCAAGGGGCGGATCAACAAGGCGGCGCCGATCTACGAGCGCGCCACGCCCGTTGAAGTCGGCCATGTGGTGTTTTTCGTCAAGGATGTAAATGCCTGCGAAGCGTTCTATCACCAGCGTTTTGGCTTCCAGGCCTCGGACCGTTACCCGGATCGCGGTGCATTTTTGCGCACCGCCGAAGAAGGCGGCCACCATGACCTGTTCATGCTGCAACTGCCCGCACCGCGAGCCGGTTTGAACCATGTCGCGTTCACCGTACGCGATGTCCACGAAGTGTTCGGCGGCGGCATGCATGTCTCGCGCAGCGGCTGGCCCACCGAAATTGGTCCGGGTCGCCACCCGGTGTCTTCAGCGTTTTTCTGGTACTTCAAAAATCCGGCCGGGGCGCTGGTGGAGTACTACGCAGACGAAGACCAACTGACCGGCGAATGGCAACCACGCACCTTCGAACCCGGCCCGACGGTCTTTGCCGAATGGGCGATCGCAGGCGGCATCGATGGCAATACCCGCCGCCAGCAACATGTTGAAGCACCGCAAGGCAAGTTCCTTACCGACAAACCGAAACCCTGA
- a CDS encoding FAD-dependent monooxygenase: protein MSSLNIAIAGAGIGGLTAAIALQRAGHNVTVFEQSRAFLRVGADINLTPNAVRALDGLGVGAAVRIPAARPTHRISRLWDSGEETSRLEMSDAAEKKYGAPQLTIHRADLLAALADVFPTENVQFGKRAERVEQTEQGIELHFKDGSRHVTDLLIGADGIHSVVRNALFGDEQPRFTGVVAYRAVVPAESVAHVPNIQAFTKWWGPNPQSQIVTFPLNQGRDIFIFATTAQDSWHEESWTSAGDADELRSHYQDFHPDARALLDACSDVLKTALYERDPLPFWSRGGMTLLGDACHPMMPFMAQGAGQAIEDAVVLARHLQDLSDTTQIAGALLAYQHARLQRTSQIQIGSRGNQWLKDGGNADWVYGYDAWTVPTPSAA from the coding sequence ATGTCTTCACTGAATATCGCCATTGCCGGTGCCGGGATAGGCGGCCTCACCGCCGCTATTGCCCTGCAGCGTGCAGGCCACAACGTCACCGTATTCGAGCAGTCCAGGGCCTTTTTGCGCGTGGGGGCCGACATCAACCTGACGCCCAACGCCGTGCGCGCCCTTGACGGCCTGGGGGTCGGCGCGGCGGTGCGGATTCCAGCAGCCCGCCCGACCCACCGCATCAGTCGCCTGTGGGACAGCGGCGAAGAAACCTCGCGCCTGGAAATGTCCGATGCCGCCGAAAAAAAATACGGCGCACCGCAACTGACCATCCACCGCGCCGATTTGCTGGCCGCACTGGCCGATGTGTTTCCCACTGAAAACGTACAGTTTGGCAAACGCGCCGAGCGGGTAGAACAGACCGAACAAGGCATCGAGCTGCATTTCAAGGATGGCAGCCGCCACGTTACCGACCTGCTGATCGGCGCCGACGGCATTCACTCGGTGGTGCGCAATGCGCTGTTCGGTGACGAGCAACCGCGCTTTACCGGTGTGGTCGCTTATCGCGCCGTGGTGCCCGCAGAGAGCGTGGCCCATGTGCCGAACATTCAGGCGTTCACCAAGTGGTGGGGACCAAACCCACAAAGCCAGATCGTGACCTTCCCGCTGAACCAGGGGCGCGACATTTTCATCTTCGCCACCACCGCACAAGACAGCTGGCATGAAGAGTCCTGGACCAGTGCCGGTGATGCCGACGAGTTGCGCAGCCACTATCAAGACTTCCACCCGGATGCCCGCGCCCTGCTCGATGCCTGCAGCGATGTGCTCAAGACCGCCCTGTACGAGCGCGACCCGCTGCCGTTCTGGTCCCGGGGCGGCATGACCCTGCTGGGCGATGCCTGCCATCCGATGATGCCGTTCATGGCCCAGGGAGCCGGTCAGGCCATCGAGGATGCGGTGGTACTGGCCCGTCATCTGCAAGACCTGAGCGACACCACGCAAATTGCCGGCGCCCTGCTCGCCTATCAGCACGCCCGCCTGCAACGCACCAGCCAGATCCAGATTGGCTCGCGGGGCAATCAATGGCTCAAGGACGGTGGCAATGCCGACTGGGTCTACGGCTATGACGCCTGGACCGTACCCACGCCGAGCGCTGCTTGA
- a CDS encoding recombinase-like helix-turn-helix domain-containing protein, which yields MSTSQPYVEPHQARKRPNTQFEELLGDSIERAFGNGVNELPDLLAHLNRAGPPCPLSSGEWTPEAYKNLMARLGE from the coding sequence ATGAGCACCAGCCAACCCTATGTCGAGCCGCATCAGGCCCGCAAACGTCCCAATACCCAGTTTGAGGAGCTGCTGGGCGACTCCATCGAGCGCGCCTTCGGCAATGGCGTGAACGAACTGCCCGACCTGCTCGCCCACCTCAACCGCGCCGGGCCACCCTGCCCCCTGAGCAGCGGCGAGTGGACGCCTGAAGCATATAAAAACCTGATGGCCCGGCTGGGCGAATAA
- a CDS encoding aromatic ring-hydroxylating oxygenase subunit alpha → MNMHITVDPVENLLANGLKNLWFPVLPSDHLGEKPVSIRRLGYKIALWRDNDGSVHALEDHCPHRGAPLSQGPVLGDRLQCPYHGVEVRCDGTVTKVPGSPGCKLEGSRPTRMFHAREAAGAIFLYNAVEAHEEHPPQLVLPEQLTSPGWSSFLCYAEWQGDYRYVIDNVMDPMHGTYLHKMSHSMSEGEATARFVTRDTDKGFFFEKEGQRGVNFDWTEFMDDSCHWLRLEIPYPKTGGPGGNFTIIGSYTPSSRSLSAVFHWRCRPLTGWQRDTWRFLYKNRLEARHWAVLEQDRVLLEFMEPDANQRENLYQHDLGVVRLRRYLKNAAKAQLELIDAKQLP, encoded by the coding sequence ATGAACATGCACATAACCGTCGACCCTGTAGAAAACCTCCTTGCCAATGGTTTGAAAAACCTCTGGTTCCCCGTGTTGCCCAGCGACCATCTGGGCGAAAAACCTGTATCGATCCGCCGCCTGGGCTACAAGATCGCCTTGTGGCGCGATAACGATGGCAGCGTCCACGCCCTCGAAGACCACTGCCCGCATCGCGGCGCGCCGCTGTCCCAGGGACCGGTGCTCGGGGACCGCCTGCAGTGCCCGTACCACGGCGTTGAAGTGCGCTGTGACGGTACCGTGACCAAAGTTCCGGGCAGCCCGGGCTGCAAACTCGAAGGCAGCCGCCCGACGCGCATGTTTCATGCGCGTGAAGCCGCTGGCGCAATCTTTCTTTACAACGCTGTCGAGGCCCATGAAGAACACCCGCCGCAACTGGTGCTGCCGGAGCAATTGACTTCGCCCGGGTGGAGCAGCTTTTTATGCTATGCCGAGTGGCAAGGCGATTACCGCTATGTGATCGATAACGTCATGGACCCGATGCACGGCACCTACCTGCACAAGATGTCGCACTCCATGAGCGAAGGTGAAGCCACTGCCAGGTTCGTCACCCGCGACACCGACAAGGGCTTCTTCTTCGAGAAAGAAGGCCAGCGCGGAGTGAATTTCGACTGGACTGAATTTATGGACGACAGTTGCCACTGGTTGCGCCTGGAAATACCGTATCCGAAAACCGGTGGCCCGGGCGGCAACTTCACCATTATCGGCAGTTACACACCGAGCAGCCGCTCGCTGTCGGCCGTGTTCCACTGGCGCTGCCGACCGTTGACCGGCTGGCAGCGTGATACCTGGCGCTTCCTCTACAAAAACCGTCTGGAAGCACGCCACTGGGCCGTACTGGAACAGGACCGGGTGCTACTCGAATTCATGGAGCCGGACGCCAACCAGCGCGAGAACCTCTACCAACACGACCTGGGTGTGGTGCGCCTGCGCCGCTACCTGAAAAACGCGGCCAAGGCTCAACTGGAGCTGATCGACGCGAAGCAATTGCCATGA
- a CDS encoding PDR/VanB family oxidoreductase, which produces MNAAITARVHTLRFEAEGIISVELRPYGDTVFAPFDAGAHIDLHLPNGLVRSYSLLNSPSDQGRYVIGILRDRNSRGGSEYVHGQLRVGMQLGISRPRNNFALDVSARHSVLVAGGIGITPIYCMFRQLLALGKSAELIYCARSRQEAALVEELSGLGARVVYHFNDEKGVPPDLAAYLADQPADTHFYCCGPTPMLDAFERTCESLGYPHAHIERFAAAQLPPSADAQSRYSVELKKSGKTLSVEAGLSLLDVLLEAGCDIEHSCREGVCGSCETRVVEGDIDHRDGVLTKAERAANNSMMVCVSGCKSQRLVLDL; this is translated from the coding sequence ATGAACGCCGCCATTACCGCACGCGTGCATACCCTGCGCTTTGAGGCTGAAGGCATTATCAGTGTCGAACTGCGCCCTTACGGCGACACCGTATTCGCGCCCTTTGACGCCGGTGCGCATATTGACCTGCATCTGCCCAATGGTCTGGTACGCAGCTACTCGTTGCTCAACTCGCCGAGCGACCAGGGTCGTTATGTGATCGGTATTCTGCGCGATCGCAACAGCCGTGGTGGTTCGGAGTATGTGCACGGTCAATTGCGGGTCGGCATGCAACTGGGCATATCCAGGCCGCGTAATAACTTCGCCCTCGACGTGAGCGCCCGCCACAGTGTGCTGGTGGCGGGCGGTATCGGCATCACGCCGATCTACTGCATGTTTCGCCAACTGCTGGCACTGGGCAAATCCGCCGAGCTGATCTACTGCGCCCGTTCGCGTCAGGAGGCCGCGTTGGTGGAAGAACTCAGCGGGCTGGGGGCCAGGGTGGTTTACCACTTCAACGATGAAAAAGGCGTACCGCCGGATCTGGCGGCGTACCTCGCCGACCAGCCCGCCGATACACATTTTTATTGCTGTGGCCCGACACCGATGCTCGATGCATTTGAACGCACCTGCGAAAGCCTGGGGTACCCGCACGCCCATATCGAACGCTTCGCGGCGGCCCAATTGCCGCCGTCTGCCGATGCGCAAAGCCGCTACAGCGTGGAGCTGAAAAAATCCGGCAAAACATTGTCGGTTGAAGCGGGGTTGAGCTTGCTGGATGTGTTGCTCGAAGCCGGTTGCGATATTGAACACAGCTGTCGCGAAGGCGTGTGCGGGTCGTGTGAGACGCGGGTGGTAGAAGGTGACATCGACCACAGGGACGGCGTGCTGACCAAGGCCGAACGGGCAGCGAACAACTCAATGATGGTCTGTGTTTCGGGCTGCAAGAGCCAGCGCCTGGTGCTCGACTTATAG
- a CDS encoding C40 family peptidase yields the protein MLLTLTGANFASATDLRKPYNWAIQSVKHDSSPLHVKRVIKRAHTLLGIPYLWGGMSLEKGFDCSGMLVYLFKHEANIHIPRTTAAMLGADLKKVARHALQPGDAVFFITNSGSRSNHVGLYIGDNRFIHAPRTGKTIRIDSLDNAYWKKNYTTARRF from the coding sequence ATGTTGCTTACGCTCACCGGCGCCAACTTTGCGTCCGCAACCGACCTTCGCAAGCCTTACAACTGGGCCATTCAATCGGTCAAACATGATTCTTCGCCCTTGCATGTCAAGCGGGTCATCAAGCGCGCCCACACCTTGTTGGGCATCCCCTACCTGTGGGGCGGCATGTCACTGGAAAAGGGCTTCGATTGCAGCGGCATGCTGGTGTATCTGTTCAAGCACGAAGCCAATATCCACATCCCAAGAACCACCGCCGCCATGCTCGGCGCCGATCTGAAAAAAGTCGCACGCCATGCACTGCAACCGGGTGACGCCGTATTTTTCATCACCAACAGCGGCTCGCGAAGCAATCACGTCGGCCTGTATATAGGTGATAACCGTTTTATCCATGCACCACGCACAGGCAAGACGATCCGTATCGACTCACTGGACAATGCGTACTGGAAGAAAAACTACACCACCGCTCGCCGCTTCTAA
- a CDS encoding LLM class flavin-dependent oxidoreductase, whose amino-acid sequence MAKQMALAGFMLSGPVVHSHAVWRHPQTHSHFLDPDYYIEIAKTLEDGCFDLLFFADRLAVGDQAGQSRARSFELGAQDAARLDPLPILSLLAGHTRHIGLGLTRSTTYYQPPHVARAIASLDHISKGRSAWNIVTSMNDSEARLFGHAQHLAHDQRYARADEFVELVLKLWNSWQPDALVLDKVRGILADPGKIDAFKHSGTYFDCEGPLNIPRVPQGQPVLIQAGASGRGRQFGSRWAEVIFSINSRVERMLEFRQDIHQQMRAIGRNPDDCKILTAVMPFIGGTETEALKKRDEHNALANPELGVITLSTQSNFDFTQFPLDTRLLDIARHSATPDVIAQKLRLERDITLGEYGAIMAASIRVPQLAGTADSVAQQLIDWLELGACDGYVVSPAYLPGTFTEFTESVVPILQRRGYLRSAYEHPTLREHLGLKSFN is encoded by the coding sequence ATGGCCAAGCAAATGGCATTGGCGGGGTTCATGCTCTCGGGCCCCGTGGTACATAGCCACGCGGTGTGGCGTCACCCGCAAACCCATAGCCACTTTCTCGACCCCGACTACTACATTGAAATCGCCAAGACCCTGGAAGACGGCTGCTTCGACCTGCTGTTTTTTGCCGATCGCCTGGCAGTCGGGGATCAGGCCGGGCAATCCCGTGCGCGTTCCTTCGAGCTGGGTGCGCAGGATGCGGCGCGGCTCGATCCGCTGCCAATCCTCAGCCTGCTGGCCGGTCACACCAGGCATATTGGCCTGGGGCTGACACGCTCCACCACCTACTACCAACCGCCCCATGTGGCGCGGGCCATCGCCTCTCTGGACCATATCTCCAAAGGGCGCAGCGCCTGGAATATCGTCACCTCGATGAACGACAGCGAAGCGCGCCTGTTTGGCCATGCGCAGCACCTGGCCCATGACCAGCGCTATGCCCGCGCCGACGAATTTGTCGAGCTGGTGCTCAAACTGTGGAACAGCTGGCAGCCGGACGCGCTGGTGCTGGACAAGGTGCGCGGCATCCTCGCCGACCCGGGCAAGATCGACGCGTTCAAGCACAGCGGTACTTATTTTGATTGCGAAGGGCCGCTTAATATCCCCCGTGTACCCCAGGGCCAGCCGGTGTTGATCCAGGCCGGAGCTTCGGGGCGCGGGCGCCAGTTTGGTTCACGCTGGGCCGAGGTGATTTTCAGCATCAACAGTCGGGTAGAGCGTATGCTCGAATTCCGCCAGGACATCCACCAGCAAATGCGTGCCATTGGCCGCAACCCTGATGACTGCAAAATCCTCACGGCGGTCATGCCCTTTATTGGCGGCACTGAAACCGAAGCGCTCAAAAAGCGCGATGAGCACAATGCCCTGGCCAACCCAGAACTGGGGGTTATCACCCTGTCGACCCAGTCCAATTTCGACTTTACCCAATTCCCGCTGGATACCCGCCTGCTCGATATCGCCAGGCACTCGGCGACCCCCGATGTGATCGCGCAAAAGCTGCGTCTGGAGCGCGATATCACCCTTGGCGAGTACGGTGCGATCATGGCCGCCAGCATCCGCGTGCCGCAATTGGCGGGCACCGCAGATAGCGTGGCGCAGCAATTGATCGACTGGCTGGAACTGGGTGCCTGCGACGGTTATGTGGTGTCGCCTGCCTACCTGCCCGGCACGTTCACCGAATTCACCGAATCGGTGGTACCGATCCTGCAACGTCGCGGCTACCTGCGCAGCGCCTACGAACACCCGACCTTGCGCGAGCACCTGGGTTTGAAAAGTTTCAATTGA
- a CDS encoding ABC transporter substrate-binding protein has protein sequence MTTRLKLLSLLGLASVLLHGTPVYAAAPQTLVVGDQFFSNRIVLELSGELKDLPYTIDFKRFNTGSPVASAVASGALDIGVVGDTPVISLAANGAPVKVVASTQTSLNGVGIVARPGIHSVADLKGKTVAIWNGSWSQQMMFKALDEAGVPRDSVNYKFLLPAEASMALSQGDIDAFGTWEPYVSLQEKEGSTLIRNAKGLMSAPTYVVAYEPVLAQKGEIIKDFVERLTRAREWSQSHVDEYAAAWSKANQSSPEIAKAWFKRDAITVLPISPTIVSEAQATSDFLYDAKLLKKPYDVTPMFDRAL, from the coding sequence ATGACAACACGTCTAAAACTGCTCTCCCTGTTGGGCCTGGCCTCTGTGCTGCTGCATGGCACTCCCGTCTACGCCGCTGCACCACAGACCCTGGTTGTGGGCGATCAGTTCTTCTCCAATCGCATCGTTCTGGAACTTTCGGGTGAGCTTAAAGACTTGCCCTATACCATCGACTTCAAGCGCTTCAATACCGGCTCGCCGGTGGCCTCGGCCGTGGCCAGCGGCGCTCTGGATATTGGCGTGGTGGGGGATACCCCGGTGATCAGCCTGGCGGCCAACGGTGCTCCGGTCAAAGTCGTGGCCAGCACCCAGACCAGCCTCAATGGCGTAGGGATCGTGGCCCGCCCGGGCATCCATTCGGTGGCTGATCTCAAGGGCAAAACCGTGGCGATCTGGAATGGCTCCTGGAGCCAGCAGATGATGTTCAAGGCCCTCGACGAAGCAGGCGTGCCGCGTGACAGCGTCAACTATAAGTTCCTGTTGCCGGCGGAGGCGAGCATGGCCCTGAGCCAGGGCGATATCGACGCTTTTGGTACCTGGGAACCCTATGTGTCCTTGCAGGAAAAAGAAGGCAGCACCCTGATCCGCAATGCCAAGGGGCTGATGAGCGCACCGACTTATGTGGTTGCCTATGAGCCGGTGCTGGCGCAAAAGGGCGAGATCATCAAGGACTTTGTCGAGCGTCTGACCCGTGCCCGGGAATGGAGCCAAAGCCATGTCGACGAATACGCCGCAGCCTGGTCCAAGGCCAACCAGTCGTCCCCGGAGATCGCCAAGGCCTGGTTCAAGCGCGACGCCATCACCGTACTGCCGATCTCGCCGACCATTGTCAGCGAAGCCCAGGCCACCTCGGATTTCCTCTACGACGCCAAGCTGCTGAAAAAGCCGTACGACGTCACTCCCATGTTTGACCGCGCACTCTGA
- a CDS encoding acyl-CoA dehydrogenase family protein, protein MPNPQLDIWGTAPSARYEQLAAPFRPLFAHIGAQAAEADGSRSHLGKVIQKLNALGLPRWRLPASYGGQDASLVELLALLTELSAADSNITQALRGHFGFCEEVLVSKDRNWQAKWLDKLSQGVLLSPGSTEVGTQTRGEFETRIQRAADGSLRISGKKFYTTGALYSDLINTIGTGDDGTLYSVVVDLKAPGVQIIDDWNGFGQRLTASGTCIFDNVRVDDEPRATDQRFAYGQSFFQIYHLSTLAGIARRAALSGADELHSRSRTFSTGNADSAAQDVQLLQVIGEVASQAYAAQAIARYAAQRLESTAQYTIASEQPLTHEDPQVALAELEVCLAVNPVVDATLAATTALFDALGASATASNKALDRLWRNARTLANHNPRVYKSRIVGNYLVNGLVPPSQWRVGVAKS, encoded by the coding sequence ATGCCTAACCCACAACTTGATATCTGGGGCACCGCCCCTAGCGCCCGTTACGAACAACTGGCCGCCCCCTTTCGCCCGCTGTTTGCGCACATCGGCGCACAAGCCGCCGAAGCTGACGGTTCGCGCAGCCACCTGGGCAAGGTGATCCAGAAACTGAACGCACTGGGCTTGCCACGCTGGCGCCTGCCGGCCAGTTACGGCGGGCAGGACGCCAGCCTGGTTGAGTTGCTCGCCCTGTTAACCGAATTATCCGCAGCCGACTCCAATATCACCCAGGCCTTGCGTGGGCATTTTGGTTTTTGCGAAGAAGTGCTGGTTTCCAAGGATCGCAACTGGCAGGCAAAGTGGCTGGACAAGCTCAGCCAGGGCGTACTGCTGTCACCGGGCAGTACCGAGGTGGGCACCCAGACCCGTGGTGAATTCGAAACCCGCATCCAGCGTGCAGCAGATGGCTCATTGCGCATCAGCGGCAAAAAGTTCTACACCACCGGCGCCCTGTACAGCGACCTGATCAACACCATCGGCACTGGCGACGACGGCACGCTGTACAGCGTCGTGGTCGACCTCAAGGCTCCCGGCGTGCAGATCATTGATGACTGGAACGGCTTTGGTCAGCGCCTGACGGCCAGCGGTACCTGCATCTTCGACAACGTACGGGTGGACGATGAGCCGCGCGCCACCGACCAGCGTTTTGCCTATGGCCAGTCGTTCTTCCAGATCTACCACCTCAGCACCCTGGCCGGCATCGCCCGCCGCGCCGCCTTGAGCGGCGCCGATGAACTGCACAGCCGCTCCCGAACCTTTTCCACGGGCAATGCCGACAGCGCCGCGCAGGACGTGCAATTGCTCCAGGTAATCGGCGAAGTGGCCAGCCAAGCCTACGCGGCACAGGCCATTGCCCGGTACGCGGCGCAGCGCCTGGAAAGCACCGCGCAATACACCATTGCCAGCGAGCAGCCGTTGACCCATGAAGACCCGCAGGTGGCACTGGCCGAGCTGGAGGTGTGCCTGGCGGTGAATCCCGTGGTGGACGCCACCCTGGCTGCGACCACGGCGCTGTTCGATGCCCTGGGCGCCAGCGCCACGGCCAGCAACAAGGCACTCGATCGTCTGTGGCGCAACGCCCGTACCCTGGCCAACCACAACCCGCGCGTGTACAAGTCGCGCATTGTCGGCAACTACCTGGTCAACGGTCTGGTGCCTCCTTCGCAATGGCGGGTGGGGGTGGCCAAGAGCTGA
- a CDS encoding cupin domain-containing protein, translated as MHQHTRAPLRTAIHRLSRRTAGAVAITLATLGGAQAATSTADTIKAYKLCTGADNASHVLQGTIDQNMRNDVTSIHFKQSPAHASYDWHNDPEPQYVITLSGTLAFATRNGETFTLHPGEVLIAEDNTGTGHRWNMVDDQPWRRGYVVLKPGTRDSFIPDDPAAAKVCNGS; from the coding sequence ATGCATCAACACACACGCGCACCGCTGCGCACTGCAATCCACCGCCTGAGCCGGCGTACAGCGGGGGCTGTGGCCATCACCCTGGCAACCCTGGGCGGTGCCCAGGCTGCCACCTCCACTGCCGACACCATCAAGGCCTACAAACTGTGCACGGGGGCAGACAACGCCTCCCATGTACTGCAAGGCACCATCGACCAGAACATGCGCAACGACGTGACCTCGATTCACTTCAAGCAAAGCCCGGCGCATGCCAGCTATGACTGGCATAACGACCCGGAGCCGCAATACGTCATCACATTGTCCGGCACCCTGGCGTTTGCAACCCGCAATGGCGAGACATTCACCCTGCACCCCGGCGAAGTGTTGATCGCTGAAGACAACACCGGTACGGGCCACCGCTGGAACATGGTCGATGACCAGCCCTGGCGTCGCGGCTATGTGGTACTCAAGCCTGGCACAAGGGACTCGTTCATCCCCGACGACCCGGCTGCCGCCAAGGTGTGTAACGGGTCGTAG
- a CDS encoding AraC family transcriptional regulator — protein MPVSLYKGANHRKRGVAIKLLTDFLLEIDQSNRTVIGSATDYPQDWVIAPHTHEKHQLLYAISGVMVVYSESSQWTVPSNRGVWMPSGRVHSIRCVGPLKMRSVFVRPDALVDLPAEVKAVSISPLLSELIKVAVGLQQPYAAHSREDRVMQLILDELALLPALPLHLPQPADPRINGICRSLQKNPADGSTLADWSTHLGLDEKTIQRLFRKDTGMTFGQWRQQARLLLAVERMAVGEKIIDVAFALGYESPSAFTNMFKKQFGRTPSHFFK, from the coding sequence ATGCCTGTCTCGCTGTATAAGGGAGCAAACCATCGCAAAAGGGGCGTCGCGATCAAACTGCTTACTGATTTTTTGCTTGAGATCGATCAAAGCAACCGGACGGTGATCGGCAGTGCTACCGATTATCCGCAGGACTGGGTCATTGCGCCTCACACCCATGAGAAGCATCAACTGCTTTATGCCATCTCGGGTGTCATGGTGGTGTACAGCGAGTCGAGCCAGTGGACTGTTCCCTCCAACCGGGGGGTGTGGATGCCCAGTGGCCGGGTTCACTCGATCCGTTGTGTGGGGCCGCTGAAAATGCGCAGTGTGTTTGTGCGGCCCGATGCGCTGGTGGATCTGCCCGCCGAGGTAAAGGCCGTGAGCATCTCGCCGCTGTTGAGCGAGTTGATCAAGGTTGCCGTGGGCCTGCAGCAGCCCTATGCCGCGCACTCCCGCGAAGATCGGGTGATGCAGTTGATTCTGGACGAGTTGGCCCTGCTGCCCGCACTGCCTTTGCATTTGCCGCAGCCAGCCGATCCGCGTATCAATGGGATTTGCCGCAGTTTGCAAAAAAATCCCGCCGACGGTTCGACGCTGGCGGACTGGAGCACCCACCTGGGCCTCGATGAAAAAACTATCCAGCGCCTGTTTCGCAAGGACACCGGCATGACCTTCGGCCAGTGGCGCCAGCAGGCGCGTTTGCTGCTGGCGGTTGAGCGCATGGCAGTGGGGGAGAAGATCATCGATGTGGCGTTTGCACTGGGCTATGAAAGCCCCAGCGCGTTCACCAACATGTTCAAGAAACAGTTCGGCAGAACCCCCAGCCATTTTTTCAAATAG